From Myxococcales bacterium, a single genomic window includes:
- a CDS encoding DNA-binding protein, protein MPRPKLVVRSFAISLDGFSAAPGQSLEAPFGKDGLKLMNWAWATKFINTLFGKPGGVEGIDNDFIAKSDDNIGG, encoded by the coding sequence ATGCCACGGCCTAAGCTTGTCGTTCGTAGTTTCGCCATCTCCTTGGACGGCTTCAGCGCCGCACCTGGTCAGAGTCTCGAGGCGCCTTTTGGCAAGGACGGCCTCAAGCTCATGAACTGGGCCTGGGCCACGAAGTTCATCAACACCCTGTTCGGCAAGCCCGGCGGCGTCGAGGGCATCGACAACGATTTCATCGCCAAGTCCGATGACAACATCGGCGGCTAG
- the arsM gene encoding arsenite methyltransferase, with protein sequence MPQSDPSPRPDNDDSIRANVRAGYAAVATKERSCCGPSCCAPETNPRGTAERLGYQASELEAIPEEANLGLGCGNPTALAALRPGETVLDLGSGAGIDSLIAARKVGPEGRVIGVDMTPEMLERARANAVKMGISRTVEFREGIIEALPVVDSSVDVVISNCVINLSPDKPKVFREMFRVLKPGGRVAVSDICLREPLPADIASMAEAYIGCISGALLESDYEEAVRAAGFSNVTTNSRSAAPMLDALLEDPTLSAVVQGIGSERLRAIADTVRSVSLEATKP encoded by the coding sequence ATGCCTCAATCCGACCCGAGTCCCCGCCCCGACAACGACGACAGCATCCGCGCCAACGTTCGCGCCGGCTACGCAGCAGTCGCAACAAAGGAACGCTCCTGCTGCGGCCCGAGCTGCTGCGCACCGGAGACCAACCCGCGCGGCACGGCAGAACGGCTGGGTTACCAGGCCAGTGAGCTCGAAGCCATCCCCGAAGAAGCGAACCTGGGACTTGGCTGCGGCAATCCCACGGCGCTCGCCGCGCTCCGACCTGGGGAGACCGTGCTCGACCTCGGCTCTGGAGCTGGCATCGACTCCTTGATCGCGGCGCGCAAGGTCGGCCCGGAGGGGCGTGTGATTGGTGTCGACATGACGCCGGAGATGCTGGAACGGGCCCGCGCGAACGCGGTGAAGATGGGGATCTCGCGCACGGTGGAGTTCCGCGAGGGAATCATCGAAGCGCTGCCGGTCGTCGACAGCAGCGTCGACGTGGTGATCTCGAACTGTGTGATCAACCTCAGCCCGGACAAACCCAAGGTGTTCCGCGAGATGTTTCGGGTGTTGAAGCCCGGCGGCCGGGTCGCGGTCTCGGACATCTGCCTGCGCGAGCCGCTCCCGGCGGACATTGCCAGCATGGCGGAGGCCTACATCGGCTGCATCTCCGGCGCGCTGCTCGAGAGTGACTACGAAGAGGCGGTGCGCGCCGCGGGTTTCTCGAACGTGACGACGAACAGCCGCTCCGCAGCGCCGATGCTCGACGCATTGCTCGAAGATCCGACTCTGAGCGCGGTGGTCCAAGGCATCGGCAGCGAGCGATTGCGTGCCATTGCGGACACGGTGCGCAGCGTCAGCCTGGAAGCGACCAAGCCGTGA
- a CDS encoding GAF domain-containing protein, whose product MNGKKGQKSGSDSPPHDLRRERDELLQSISKGPRITEEFAREHERQEARLRELESENASLRAKVETNSAMRELLQKIEALETDKEELLSRFHAAEAASSEVSARVQEIEAEFANLANLFVASNQLHGSLSPRGVMRRIKEVLAQLVGAERYCLYLASADKNELVPIAFEGVAGDKVRSVSAESGPIGAVFRSGAAAVNEDRDPSAGNHESPAAIIPLSVDEQRVGVIAIFSTLSQKKRFDTIDFELFKLLGQHAAAALVSASLFAQADRKFPGLESFIDLSV is encoded by the coding sequence GTGAACGGAAAGAAGGGCCAAAAGAGCGGCAGCGACTCGCCGCCCCACGATCTCCGGCGGGAGCGGGACGAGCTGTTGCAGAGCATCTCGAAGGGTCCCCGCATCACCGAGGAGTTCGCCCGTGAGCACGAACGTCAGGAGGCGCGACTCCGAGAGCTGGAGTCCGAGAACGCCAGCCTCCGTGCGAAAGTGGAGACGAACTCCGCGATGCGCGAACTGCTTCAGAAGATCGAGGCACTCGAGACCGACAAGGAGGAGCTGCTCTCGCGCTTTCATGCGGCCGAGGCGGCGTCCAGCGAGGTCAGCGCCCGGGTGCAAGAGATCGAGGCGGAGTTCGCCAACCTCGCCAACCTCTTCGTCGCGAGCAATCAACTCCACGGCAGCCTGTCCCCGCGCGGAGTCATGCGGCGCATCAAAGAGGTGCTGGCGCAGCTGGTCGGCGCCGAGCGGTACTGCCTCTACCTGGCGAGTGCCGACAAGAACGAGCTGGTGCCCATCGCCTTCGAGGGTGTCGCCGGGGACAAGGTGAGGTCCGTGAGCGCCGAGAGTGGGCCCATCGGAGCGGTCTTCCGCAGCGGCGCGGCGGCGGTCAACGAGGATCGCGACCCCAGCGCCGGCAACCACGAGTCACCGGCGGCCATCATTCCCCTCAGCGTGGACGAGCAACGGGTCGGAGTGATCGCCATCTTCAGCACGCTCTCCCAGAAGAAACGCTTCGACACCATCGATTTCGAGCTGTTCAAGCTCCTCGGCCAGCACGCCGCCGCGGCGCTGGTCAGCGCGAGTCTGTTCGCGCAGGCAGATCGCAAGTTTCCCGGACTAGAGTCCTTCATCGATCTCAGCGTGTGA
- a CDS encoding response regulator, producing MAEYSCLIVEDSPMMRQLLVFALARVKNLRVTEADDGVDGLRKLASARYDIIVTDINMPIMDGLKLVKRVRSDPVHKDTPIVIITTEGSHEDRQRALQLGANAYITKPIQAPQVIATVKELLKIE from the coding sequence ATGGCGGAATACTCCTGCTTGATTGTCGAAGATTCGCCGATGATGCGGCAGCTTCTGGTGTTTGCCCTGGCGCGGGTCAAGAACCTGCGTGTCACCGAGGCCGACGACGGGGTCGACGGGTTACGCAAGTTGGCGTCGGCCCGCTACGACATCATCGTGACGGACATCAACATGCCCATCATGGATGGCCTCAAGCTCGTGAAGCGCGTGCGCAGTGATCCGGTACACAAAGACACGCCGATCGTGATCATCACGACCGAGGGCTCCCACGAGGACCGCCAGCGCGCGCTGCAGCTCGGTGCCAACGCCTACATCACCAAGCCGATCCAGGCTCCCCAGGTGATCGCGACGGTCAAAGAGCTGCTCAAGATCGAGTGA
- a CDS encoding phosphoribosylanthranilate isomerase — MWVKICGITRPEDAEHAIAAGADAIGLNFVASSPRAVDRVSARAIAELARGRIELVGVIAELQLDEARALRAELELDCLQLHGSETPAFLAALLPRAFKAVRIGGPEDVAAAEAFAGERLLVDAKVEGQLGGTGARVDPELVRGLAERRRLVLAGGLRPDNVATLVGAVRPWGVDVASGVEQAGDPRKKSAERVQAFVRAARGPSLI, encoded by the coding sequence GTGTGGGTGAAGATCTGCGGCATCACGCGGCCCGAGGACGCCGAGCACGCGATCGCAGCCGGCGCCGACGCCATCGGGCTGAACTTCGTGGCAAGCTCGCCGCGCGCCGTCGATCGAGTCAGCGCCCGAGCCATCGCCGAGCTCGCCCGCGGCCGCATCGAGTTGGTCGGGGTGATCGCTGAGCTCCAGCTCGACGAAGCTCGTGCGCTTCGCGCCGAGCTCGAGCTCGACTGCCTGCAGCTGCACGGGAGTGAGACCCCGGCGTTCTTGGCGGCGCTGCTCCCGAGGGCGTTCAAGGCCGTGCGCATCGGTGGCCCCGAGGACGTCGCCGCCGCGGAGGCTTTTGCCGGCGAACGGCTGCTCGTGGATGCGAAGGTGGAGGGTCAGCTCGGTGGCACCGGTGCGCGGGTCGACCCGGAGCTGGTGCGGGGTCTCGCCGAGCGGCGCCGACTCGTGCTCGCGGGCGGGCTCCGCCCCGACAACGTGGCGACGCTCGTCGGGGCGGTGAGACCCTGGGGAGTGGACGTCGCGAGTGGGGTGGAGCAGGCGGGCGACCCCAGGAAGAAGTCAGCCGAGCGCGTGCAGGCTTTTGTGCGTGCGGCGCGCGGGCCCTCGCTGATCTAG
- a CDS encoding DUF2004 domain-containing protein translates to MPADEIELTRRKNVALEAIKRSLGTATGEYGATLFASHHLDELEPSYWRAHLETDKPEPAQVLDLLSLQSHWSKDGEEGIDTLDFGLPGGVSNYLLAVRFDANGEVEEISMES, encoded by the coding sequence ATGCCCGCTGACGAAATCGAGCTCACTAGGCGCAAGAACGTCGCACTCGAAGCCATCAAACGCTCCCTTGGCACGGCGACCGGCGAGTACGGTGCCACGCTGTTCGCGTCCCACCATCTGGACGAGCTCGAACCGTCCTACTGGCGAGCTCACCTCGAGACCGACAAGCCGGAGCCTGCGCAGGTGCTCGATCTCCTCTCCCTGCAGTCGCATTGGAGCAAGGACGGTGAAGAGGGAATCGACACGCTCGACTTCGGGCTCCCGGGTGGCGTCTCAAACTACTTGCTCGCCGTTCGGTTCGACGCCAATGGCGAAGTCGAAGAGATCTCGATGGAGAGCTAG
- a CDS encoding winged helix-turn-helix transcriptional regulator, producing MSPFAQELVAICRVFGVFEREAVCCGTVTVPQCVALQALLEGDLDVASVAERMGVTPSAATRLVDGLEGNSWVERRRDPNDRRRIEVTLTPAGKKEAERLRDLTEQATEAILSAVPAGKRAQVTESVRLLREAVEKARGAITDCCGTPCGGG from the coding sequence GTGAGCCCTTTTGCCCAGGAGCTGGTGGCCATCTGCCGGGTGTTTGGCGTCTTCGAGCGCGAGGCGGTCTGCTGCGGAACCGTCACGGTTCCGCAGTGTGTGGCGCTGCAGGCGCTGCTCGAGGGGGATCTCGACGTCGCGAGCGTGGCCGAGCGAATGGGCGTGACCCCCAGCGCGGCAACGCGCCTGGTCGATGGGCTGGAGGGCAACAGCTGGGTCGAGCGGCGCCGCGACCCGAACGATCGACGGCGCATCGAGGTCACGCTGACCCCCGCAGGCAAGAAGGAGGCAGAACGACTGCGCGACCTCACCGAGCAAGCGACCGAAGCGATCCTATCGGCGGTGCCCGCAGGCAAGCGCGCCCAGGTGACGGAGTCCGTGCGTCTGTTACGGGAGGCGGTGGAGAAAGCACGAGGCGCCATCACCGACTGCTGCGGCACGCCCTGCGGCGGGGGATGA
- a CDS encoding SDR family oxidoreductase, whose translation MATRQTVLLVGGTGRTGQRVMEQLLSNGATVRAIVRSTEKLSASTRQHPNLALVEADLLSLGDEDVRLHLRGCDAVISCLGHVISFKGVFGPPHDLVVQSTMRLCRGIEALQPREPIKLVLMSSVSVNHPGGRDTLRGMFEKTVMWLLRGLVPPARDNQRAADFLWRSIGPDHPFVQWVAVRPDTLLEGDVSEYALHEGLVSTLFAPASTNIANVAHFMCELVGSPNAWDAWKGKLPVIINASARDIRPVAA comes from the coding sequence ATGGCCACCCGGCAGACGGTTCTTCTAGTGGGCGGCACTGGACGCACGGGCCAGCGCGTCATGGAGCAGCTTCTGAGTAACGGCGCCACCGTCCGCGCCATCGTGCGATCCACTGAAAAGCTAAGTGCTAGCACCCGGCAACACCCCAATCTTGCGCTGGTCGAGGCCGACCTGCTGTCACTCGGCGACGAGGATGTACGCTTGCACCTTCGCGGTTGCGACGCCGTCATCTCGTGCCTCGGTCACGTCATCAGCTTCAAGGGCGTCTTTGGACCACCGCACGACCTCGTCGTGCAGTCCACGATGAGGCTGTGCCGCGGGATCGAGGCCCTGCAACCCCGAGAGCCCATCAAGCTCGTCCTCATGAGCAGCGTCTCGGTCAATCACCCCGGCGGACGCGACACGCTTCGCGGGATGTTCGAAAAGACGGTCATGTGGCTGCTTCGTGGTCTGGTCCCTCCGGCACGAGACAACCAGCGAGCTGCGGACTTTCTCTGGCGTAGCATCGGGCCGGACCATCCGTTCGTGCAGTGGGTGGCGGTCCGTCCCGACACGCTCCTAGAAGGCGATGTTTCGGAGTACGCGCTGCATGAGGGGCTCGTGAGCACTCTCTTTGCTCCTGCCAGCACCAATATTGCCAACGTGGCGCACTTCATGTGCGAGCTGGTGGGGAGCCCGAACGCTTGGGACGCCTGGAAGGGGAAGCTTCCCGTAATCATCAACGCATCCGCTCGAGACATTCGCCCTGTAGCGGCCTGA
- a CDS encoding VWA domain-containing protein, producing the protein MSFTTKRVPWLVLGTLAAIACSSGSDGGGAGSGGNNATGGSTTGGSSSGGSSSGGSSASGGSSATGGGGGASGGAAGASGSAGAAASGGGGGVNDAGLPDVSFTYDASEPDVFIPDASCAATVVKADLIPLDMYIMTDKSSSMIGTRWNDVKKAIIGFSNDPASVGIGVGIQYFPKLPTQYTTTCSNNNQCGGYGECWLSYCRACSVTHYSTPDVPITVLPGAATAITNSINAITPFGGTPTGPALQGAVTYAKSWATSNPGHTTVVVLATDGDPYSCTPSDIPSISAIASAAAAGTPKVLTFVIGVGTSLTNLNAIAAAGGTSKAYLVDAGTNVTQQFIQALNDIRKKTLGCEYQMPKTDAGIIDPSKVELQWTPSTGAPVVIQHVKDAAACGSGDGWYYDNNTTPSKLLLCPASCTKVQADAKSKVDISLGCLGS; encoded by the coding sequence ATGTCGTTCACAACCAAGCGGGTTCCGTGGCTCGTTCTCGGCACGCTGGCGGCGATCGCGTGCTCGAGTGGCTCGGATGGCGGAGGCGCCGGCAGCGGCGGCAACAACGCGACCGGCGGCAGTACGACCGGCGGCAGCTCGAGCGGTGGAAGCTCGAGCGGTGGTAGCTCGGCCTCCGGTGGCTCGAGTGCGACCGGTGGTGGCGGCGGTGCGAGCGGTGGTGCTGCGGGGGCGAGCGGCAGCGCCGGCGCGGCGGCAAGTGGCGGCGGCGGCGGCGTGAACGACGCCGGCCTGCCCGACGTGAGCTTCACCTACGACGCCAGCGAGCCCGACGTGTTCATCCCGGACGCGAGCTGCGCAGCGACCGTCGTGAAGGCCGATTTGATCCCGCTCGACATGTACATCATGACCGACAAGTCGTCGTCGATGATCGGTACCCGCTGGAACGACGTGAAAAAAGCCATCATCGGCTTCTCGAACGACCCTGCCTCGGTTGGCATTGGTGTCGGCATCCAGTACTTTCCGAAGTTGCCCACGCAGTACACGACCACCTGCAGTAACAACAATCAGTGCGGTGGGTACGGTGAATGTTGGCTCAGCTACTGCCGGGCCTGCTCGGTGACCCACTACTCCACCCCCGACGTCCCGATCACCGTGCTGCCCGGCGCGGCCACCGCGATCACCAACTCGATCAACGCCATCACGCCGTTCGGCGGCACCCCCACCGGCCCCGCGCTCCAGGGTGCGGTCACCTACGCCAAGAGCTGGGCGACCTCGAACCCGGGGCACACGACGGTCGTGGTGCTCGCGACGGACGGGGATCCCTACAGCTGCACACCGTCGGACATCCCGTCCATCTCGGCCATCGCCTCGGCGGCCGCCGCCGGGACCCCCAAGGTGCTCACGTTCGTGATCGGTGTTGGCACCTCACTCACCAACCTGAACGCCATCGCGGCGGCCGGGGGCACCAGCAAGGCCTACCTGGTCGATGCCGGGACCAACGTCACTCAGCAGTTCATCCAGGCGCTCAACGACATCCGCAAGAAGACCCTTGGTTGTGAGTATCAGATGCCGAAGACCGACGCCGGCATCATCGATCCCAGCAAGGTCGAGCTGCAGTGGACACCGAGCACTGGCGCGCCCGTCGTGATCCAACACGTCAAGGACGCGGCGGCGTGCGGCAGTGGCGACGGCTGGTACTACGACAACAACACGACCCCCTCCAAGCTGCTCTTGTGTCCGGCTTCGTGCACGAAGGTGCAAGCCGATGCCAAGAGCAAGGTCGACATCTCCCTCGGGTGTCTGGGTAGCTGA
- a CDS encoding serine/threonine protein kinase has product MSGSVPSGATHPLPASLGRYQVLGAIASGGMATVYLARVTGLAGFEREVAIKITHSHLRDEPDFVTALIDEARLAGRIRHQNVVSILDVGVDSAGVFIVMDYVDGDSLSTVLRAMRKQDLVVPIGIALRIIDDTLAGLHAAHQLADAEGNLLGLVHRDVTPHNILLATDGVSRLADFGIAKAASRLGSTSTGLVKGKAAYMSPEQAQGAEVDRRSDVWAAGVVAWELLTGQRLYDGPNDAAILFKIVRERPMRVKHLRKDVPDEIDASLARALEPDPAKRFASAEEFADALAEAAEKHQLKADHREVRRFFEPILAPLIEKRAARMRDAAAGLEARSNPSNPIPASDPRGGLLPPHTPTVRSSPPFDTALAPAANNQPGTGGTSAIDLPPVARSSPRPWVVGAVAGGSVVAAFGLVAFLGSSTDEGSKPATTAATSQLNLPPPTPTPSPTSAPEPDPVGAVHDAGADAAPAGDAAPKRVVAPVYSDDKVPLGNPYKKGK; this is encoded by the coding sequence GTGTCCGGATCCGTGCCGAGCGGAGCGACCCACCCGCTGCCCGCGTCGCTCGGTCGTTACCAAGTGCTCGGGGCGATTGCCAGCGGCGGCATGGCGACGGTGTACTTGGCGCGCGTGACCGGCCTCGCCGGCTTCGAGCGTGAAGTCGCGATCAAGATCACCCATTCGCATCTCCGAGACGAGCCGGACTTCGTCACCGCGCTGATCGACGAGGCACGCCTAGCCGGGCGCATTCGCCACCAGAACGTGGTGTCGATCTTGGATGTCGGAGTCGACTCGGCGGGGGTGTTCATCGTCATGGACTACGTCGACGGCGATTCGTTATCGACCGTGCTCCGAGCCATGCGCAAACAAGACCTTGTCGTGCCGATCGGCATTGCCCTGCGCATCATCGACGACACCCTCGCCGGCTTGCACGCCGCCCACCAGCTAGCGGACGCCGAAGGCAACTTGCTCGGCCTCGTTCACCGCGACGTCACACCGCACAACATCTTGTTGGCCACGGACGGCGTGTCACGCTTGGCCGACTTCGGCATCGCGAAAGCCGCAAGCCGCCTCGGAAGCACCAGCACCGGCCTGGTGAAAGGCAAGGCGGCCTACATGTCGCCCGAACAAGCTCAAGGGGCCGAGGTCGACCGGCGCTCTGACGTGTGGGCAGCGGGCGTCGTAGCCTGGGAGCTCCTGACCGGGCAGCGCCTCTACGACGGACCGAACGACGCTGCGATCCTGTTCAAGATCGTGCGCGAGCGACCGATGCGCGTCAAACACCTGCGCAAGGACGTGCCAGACGAAATAGACGCGAGTCTGGCTCGAGCCCTCGAGCCCGACCCGGCGAAGCGCTTCGCCAGCGCCGAGGAGTTCGCAGACGCGCTGGCAGAGGCCGCCGAGAAGCACCAGCTGAAGGCGGACCATCGGGAGGTTCGCCGGTTCTTCGAGCCGATCCTCGCGCCGCTGATCGAGAAACGTGCAGCGCGCATGCGGGACGCGGCGGCGGGGCTCGAGGCCCGCTCGAACCCGTCGAACCCCATCCCAGCGAGCGACCCACGCGGCGGGCTCCTGCCGCCGCACACGCCCACCGTCCGTTCGTCGCCGCCGTTCGATACGGCGCTCGCCCCAGCTGCGAACAACCAGCCTGGCACGGGTGGCACCTCGGCGATCGATCTGCCGCCGGTCGCTCGGAGCTCCCCCCGCCCCTGGGTGGTCGGCGCGGTGGCCGGGGGCTCCGTCGTGGCAGCCTTCGGACTCGTGGCGTTCCTGGGGTCATCGACGGACGAGGGCTCCAAGCCAGCGACGACCGCCGCTACCTCGCAGTTGAACCTGCCACCGCCGACCCCAACACCGTCCCCGACCTCAGCGCCGGAACCCGATCCCGTCGGCGCCGTTCATGACGCGGGCGCCGATGCTGCTCCCGCGGGCGATGCCGCACCCAAGCGTGTTGTCGCCCCGGTGTATTCGGATGACAAGGTGCCGCTGGGCAACCCCTACAAGAAGGGCAAATGA
- a CDS encoding tryptophan synthase subunit alpha produces MTVARIDATFAACRAEGRPALIAYLTTGDPSLEDSLACARALLAAGADMLELGVPFSDPSADGPVIAAASARAIRAGGSLTAALGLAKRLRSESNAPLVLFTYLNPVLAFGQERLPQALLDAGVDALLVVDLPAEEGAELRAALAAVEVAVIPLVAPTTSEAREPSVVLGARGFIYYVSATGVTGLGDAPLGAAAERARAIAARAKLPVVVGFGVDTPDKARALAAARVDGVVVGSAIVGTIAAAPDLASRIAAVRSLVASLASAMK; encoded by the coding sequence GTGACGGTCGCGCGCATCGACGCGACGTTCGCGGCGTGTCGGGCCGAGGGCCGCCCGGCCTTGATCGCGTATCTCACGACCGGCGATCCCAGCTTGGAGGACTCACTCGCGTGTGCGCGTGCGCTGCTCGCGGCCGGTGCCGACATGCTCGAGCTCGGAGTGCCGTTCAGTGATCCGTCCGCCGATGGTCCGGTGATCGCCGCGGCGAGCGCCCGCGCCATTCGTGCTGGGGGCTCACTCACTGCGGCGCTCGGCCTCGCCAAGCGACTGCGCTCCGAGAGCAACGCTCCCCTCGTCCTCTTCACCTACCTGAATCCCGTGCTTGCGTTCGGACAGGAACGCCTGCCACAGGCGTTGTTGGACGCCGGAGTCGACGCACTCTTGGTGGTGGATCTGCCGGCGGAAGAGGGGGCCGAGCTGCGCGCCGCGCTCGCAGCCGTCGAGGTCGCGGTGATCCCGCTGGTCGCTCCAACGACGAGCGAGGCGCGCGAGCCCAGCGTCGTTCTCGGCGCACGCGGGTTCATCTACTACGTGTCGGCGACGGGTGTGACCGGGCTCGGGGACGCGCCGCTCGGCGCGGCGGCGGAGCGGGCTCGGGCGATCGCAGCTCGGGCGAAGCTCCCGGTCGTCGTGGGCTTCGGCGTCGACACGCCGGACAAGGCGCGTGCGCTGGCTGCTGCCCGGGTCGACGGAGTCGTGGTCGGGAGCGCCATCGTCGGAACCATCGCGGCGGCACCGGATCTCGCGAGCCGCATTGCCGCGGTCCGCAGCCTCGTGGCTAGCCTTGCGAGCGCCATGAAGTGA
- the trpB gene encoding tryptophan synthase subunit beta: protein MSELGERPGYFGEFGGRFVAETLMPALIELTDALDTIVNVEPFQREWRELLRHYVGRPTPLWRAERLADALDPARRHLGELWLKREDLCHTGAHKINNALGQVLLAKKLGKTRIIAETGAGQHGVATATAAAVMGLPCEVYMGEVDIARQAPNVSRMKMLGATVTPALSGSRTLKDAMNEALRDWVTNVRTTHYCVGSAAGPHPYPTLVAELQRVIGDEARAQWLESAGGLPDAVVACVGGGSNAIGMFRAFIPDDVALFGVEAAGEGVETGRHAATLTEGRVGVLHGARTLVLSDDDGQILEAHSVSAGLDYPGVGPEHAALMRSGRARYLTASDDEALAAAHQVARTEGILVALETAHAFARLADIAREESRRLARPARIALCLSGRGDKDLSTIEERSK from the coding sequence ATGAGCGAGCTTGGCGAGCGTCCGGGTTATTTTGGCGAATTCGGCGGGCGGTTCGTCGCCGAGACCTTGATGCCGGCGCTGATCGAGCTGACGGACGCGCTCGACACGATCGTGAACGTCGAGCCGTTTCAGCGCGAATGGCGCGAGTTGCTTCGACACTACGTCGGCAGGCCCACGCCGCTCTGGCGCGCCGAGAGACTTGCGGACGCGCTCGATCCGGCGCGCCGGCATCTCGGCGAGCTGTGGCTCAAGCGTGAAGATCTCTGCCACACCGGCGCTCACAAGATCAACAACGCTCTGGGTCAGGTCCTGCTCGCCAAGAAGCTCGGCAAGACCCGCATCATCGCCGAGACGGGCGCGGGTCAGCACGGTGTTGCGACCGCCACCGCGGCGGCGGTGATGGGGTTGCCCTGCGAAGTGTACATGGGGGAGGTCGACATCGCGCGGCAGGCTCCGAACGTGTCTCGGATGAAGATGCTCGGTGCAACGGTCACGCCGGCGCTCTCCGGCTCGCGCACGCTCAAGGACGCGATGAACGAAGCACTCCGCGACTGGGTGACGAACGTGCGTACCACGCACTACTGCGTGGGCTCCGCCGCAGGGCCGCACCCGTATCCCACGCTGGTCGCGGAGCTACAGCGGGTGATCGGTGACGAGGCCCGAGCCCAGTGGCTCGAGTCGGCGGGCGGGCTGCCGGACGCGGTCGTTGCGTGTGTGGGAGGGGGCTCGAACGCCATCGGCATGTTCCGAGCTTTCATCCCGGATGACGTGGCACTTTTTGGAGTCGAGGCCGCGGGCGAGGGGGTCGAGACCGGGCGCCACGCCGCGACCTTGACCGAGGGTCGTGTGGGGGTGCTGCACGGTGCACGAACGCTGGTGCTCTCGGATGACGACGGGCAGATCCTCGAGGCCCACTCGGTGAGCGCGGGCCTGGACTATCCCGGTGTTGGCCCGGAGCACGCAGCTTTGATGCGCTCCGGTCGCGCGCGCTACCTCACGGCCTCGGATGACGAAGCCCTGGCAGCGGCGCACCAGGTCGCGCGCACCGAGGGCATCCTGGTCGCGCTCGAGACCGCTCACGCCTTCGCACGCCTCGCCGACATCGCGCGCGAAGAGAGCCGACGCCTGGCCCGGCCCGCGCGCATCGCGCTGTGTCTGTCGGGTCGCGGCGACAAGGACCTGTCGACCATCGAGGAGCGCTCGAAGTGA